In Gemmatimonadaceae bacterium, the genomic window GGACGAGAAGTGGTTGGTGAGGAGTGCGATGTGAACGGCGGCGCATCACATGGCTTCTGGGATTGTTGCTATTGCCGTCGGCAACGGTGCGACGCGATGTGGGATGATCGACATGGACTCGCGGCGTTGTCGATCTCGTCGGCGGAGTGATGGATGTCGTCGCCGGAGTTGTTGATCTCGTCGGCGAAGTGAGTAGTGTCAGCTATAGTCCGATCACCTCGAGCTGGACATCGGTTCATCTCGACGGTGATCGCGTGAGTCCCTCGCGTACAGGGTGAGACGCCACCTGTACGGCGAGCAGAGGACTCCGAACGGCGGTGAATTCGAGCGGGACGTCGCGCTATTGCACCCAGACGCGTGTGCATTCCTGCTGTACAGCCGCGCATTCCTGCTGTGCAGCCGCGCATTCGTGCTGTACAGCCGCGCATTCGTGCTGTACAGCCTCGCATTCGTGCTGTACAGCCTCGCATCCCGGCTGGACAGCCTCGCATCCCTGCTGGACAGCCTCGCATCCCTGCTGGACAGCCTCGCATCTCTGCTGGACAGCTTCGCATTTGTGCTGGACAGCGTCGCATCCTTGCGGCGACGCAGTCACTTCAGTCGGGACCGAGAATCATCTCTTCCGGACGGCTGTTGATCCGTGCTGGACGATGGTCAGCTCCTGGTGGACGGCCGTTCATTCCTCCGGCACGACGAACGATTCCCTCGGGACACCGATCCGTTCGAGCGGGACGAGTTGCATTCTCGCCTGTACACCGATCAATTCGACCGGCACTGCTCTTCGTTTCATCTGGACAGCCATCAATTTGTCCGGTACGAGCGTTCGTTCCGTCGGGACGAAATGGAGACTCTTCGATACAAGATTCAACGCTCGCGGTACGCGATTCCATTCGATCTTGTCGGTGTCGCGATACGAGTGGCGGCCCTGATCATCGAGCGAACGAAACGTTCGCGGCGGTTGTACGCGTCTCAGTTTGCGCGGCACGAGCTTCTAATTCCTCGCCGCAGCTCGTCGCGCTCGGTGGATCCGCCTCATGCTCGTCGGTACGGCGAAGCGATCGACTGGCGACGCGTCAGGGTGAGCACTTCGAATTACTCTGTTTGTGAAAAGCTGGATACCGTTGACGGCAGATGGCGCGGATGAAAACAAAAAAAAGCGACTCGCCACTCATTCGGCGAAGCGTTCCGCCCGGCGGCGTTCCATCGCGAAGACCGTGATTGCGTCTGGCCGTCCGGAAGGATATAAGGAGCGATAGTTTCCCTCCTTCGAGGCGCCAGTGATCAGGGCTCGATTGCTCACCCTCGCGAGCGCGGTCGGCTCGCTCGTCCTCGCACCGAACGCATCACCGCAAGGCACGACCGCAGTCGTCGCGCTCCGCGGCGCCACCGTCCACACCGCCGCCGGTTCCGTCATCAAGAACGGCGTCGTCCTCATTCGGGATGGCAAGATCGCCGACGTCGGCGCCGGAATCTCGATTCCCGCGGGCGCCCAGGTCGTCGACGTCTCGGGACGCGAGATCATCCCCGGGATGGTCGACAACCATTCCCACATCGGCGCGGCGCCCGAGGACCTCAACGAGCAAGCCGTCTCGTTTGGCCCGCAGCACCGCATGGTCGACGCGCTCAATCCCGACGACCGCGGCTGGAAACCCGACGCCGATGCCGGCGTGACAACGGTCGTCACCGGTACGGGCAGCGGTGAGGTCTCGAGCGGTGAAGCAGCAGTCGTAAAGACCTGGGGACCCGACTTTCAGAAGCGCATCCTCAAGGAAGCCGGCGGGCTCAAGATCGCAATGGGACGCAAGCGTCCCGATCGTCCACCCTCGACGAGCCCCGCGGTCACCTCCGGACTCCGCGACATGTTCATCCACGCGCGCGAGTACATGGACGCGTGGAACCGCTGGGAAGCGGGCGGCAAGCAGGGCGCGCCCCCGCCGCGCGACCTCGGCATGGAGACCGTCGCACGCGTGCTTCGACACGAGGACTACGTCCGCGCGCACGTACACTCGGCGGCGGATATCATGGCGCTCCTCAAGCTCAAGGACGAATTCGGCTTCGACCTCGCGATGCATCACGCGACGGAGGCGTACAAAGTCGCTGACGAGATCGCGAAACGACACGTCGACGTCGTCGGGATGCCGCTATTCGTGCGCATCGGGCTCAAGGAAGAGATCATGCGCAGCCCGGTGACGCTCTGGAAAGCGGGTGTGTTGTACGCGTTTCACACCGACGACCCCGTCGTGCAGGGCAAGTGGTTTCGATACTGCGGCGCGATGGCCGTGCGCTATGGGTTGCCCGAAGAGGAAGCACTCAAGGGCCTAACGATCAACGCCGCGAAGATCGCGCGGGTATCCAACCGCGTTGGCTCGATCGAGAAAGGAAAAGACGCGGATATCGTCGTTCTCGACGGACCGTGGTACGAGCCAAAGACGCGCGTCGATCTCGTTTACGTCGATGGCAACGTCGCGTACGATCGCGCGAAGGAGGGAAAATGATACGGGCAGAGGGTAGTGGGTCGGGGGCGGAGTGTCGTGGGCGGCGCGTCATGGCGGCGCTGGCTGCCTGTGCGCTCGTTGTACCGATGATTTCGCGCGCGCAGGATACCACCCGCAACACTTCGCGCTCTGCCCTCCACGCAATAGCCATTCGGAACGCAACCGTGCTCACCATGAGCGGTCCCGCGCTACGCGGGGCAACGGTGCTCATGCGCGGTGGCAAGATCGCCGGCGTCGGGACGAACCTAACGATTCCGTCGGACGCGACGATCGTTGACGGGACGAACAAGTACGTGATGCCCGGTCTGATCGACGCGATGACATACTTCGGTATCGATGCGCAGGACCTCGCCGAGGCGAGCGATCCGATCACGCCGGAGCTGCGTATCATCGACGCATATGATCCGACCGGGATGGGTTTCGCGAGCGGCGCGGGCCCGCTCCGCGCAACGGAGCTCCTCACCGGCGGCGTCACCGCGCAGTACGTCGGGCCGGGTGACGCAACAGTCGTCAGCGGCCAGGGCGCGATCGTGAAGACAGCCGGCCAGAGTCTCGCCGACATCACCGTGAAGGAGCCGGCGGGAATGGACATGTCCGTCGGCGCCGGGCCGACGAAGACGTTCCGCGCGAAGAATCGAACGCCGAACACGCACCCGGCCGTGATGTCGCTGCTCCGACAATCATTTATTCGCGCGCAGGAGTACGACCGTGCCTGGCAGGCGTACAACGCGCGGCCCGACTCGGTTCGCGCACGCACGGCGCCGCCGAAGCGCGAGCAAGGGATGGACGCCCTCGTTAGGGTCCTTCATCGCCAACTGCCGGCACGCATACAAGCCAACACGGTGACCGACATCCGCGGCGCGATGCGGCTCGCGGACGAATTCGGCTTCGATCTCGTGATCAATGGCGGCGCGCAGGCGTATCAGATGAAAGCGGAGCTCGCCGCGAAGAAGATCCCCGTCGTGCTCGGGCCGATTTCAAATCCGTTCATCTCCGGCGACGAGATTCCCGATCTCAAGGAGTATCCCGCGCCTGACGAGCGAAACACGGCCTGGCTCCATCAGGCGGGCGTCCCCATCGCCATCGCGAGCTACTCGCACGGGCTCGGCGGCCTCGCACAGCCGATCACGGGCAAGTGGCTCCTCATCGACGCCGCGCTGGCGCAGGGTTACGGATTGCCGGAGGAAGAAGTGCTGCGCGCGGTCACTTTGTATCCGGCGCAGATCCTCGGCGTCGCGAATCGATTGGGCAGTCTCGAGAGCGGCAAGGACGCGGACGTGATCATCCTCGATGGCCCGCCGCTGAGTATGAAGACGTGGGTGGAAAGTGTGTACGTAGGCGGCGAGCTGGTTTATAGTCGCTCGGGGTCGGGCGCGGTGCTCGCCGGAGAGCAGCGTCGCCCGTAATAGCCAACTGTCATCCGGAGCGAAAAGCTCAGGATAACAATCCCGCCCTCTACCCTCTACCCGCTACCCGCTACCCTCTACGCGTTCCGATCGATGCACCCGTGGAAGTTGGGATTGTTCCTCTCACTGATCGGGATGATGATGTTGACGTCCGTCCCGCGCATGAGATTGTCCTTGTGATACGCCCCCGTCGGAAAGACCGTTTCCGGTCCGCGCCCGTACTGCCTGACGAGCCGGCGTAGATCGCCGAGGCGATGGCCGGTCATGAAGAGCCAGAAGGCGCGCTCGTGGAACATGAGATCGACGCGCGCCGTCGCCGTTCCCGGGTCCGTCAGCGGTGCGAGGCCCGACACCGTCGCGCGCGCGACATTCAGCTTCGCGAGCCAGGTGGTGGCGTCGCCAACGGCCAGCGCTGCCTCGGCCTCGATGAGTCGGGCTTCGATCCCGCTCGCCTGCACGACCGGTGAGGAGAGACTGTTGTACTCCAGGAAACGAATCATCGGCGTCACGCCGTCGAAGCGCGAAAGGCCGCTACTCTGAACCGGCAGACGCGGGTCGTTCGCCGACGCGAAGTTGAGCCCATTCTGACCCTCGGTATCCGAGACGGATAGTCGGTCGGCGTTGAAGATGTCCGTGAACATGTAATTCTTCTCGCGGTCGGTCGCTACGCTGTGGTATGTCTGGTAGACGAACGACGTCGGGACCGCGGCGACCGCGGCGGCAGCGGCCGCGAAGTTGGCTTGGTCCACGAGCGTCCGCCCGCGCAGCACCGCCTCGAGACTCGTGACAGTCGGATCGCCATTCGCGTTCGACTTCGCCTGATCGAGCCGAGTGATCGCGCGTGCAAAGATCGCCGCGGTCGTGAGCGGCTGCCCATAGACGAGGGTGGGCTGGGTCGTGCTGAACGGCACCCCCGAGCAGTAGTCCTCGGCGAGCAGGATGTGAACGAGCGCCGAGATCGCGTACATCTCGCCAATGCGCGGGTCCTGCTTGTTGAACTGCGTGAGCGCCGCGGCAGCGCGCTCGGCGCCCTCGCGCGCGCGGTGCAGGTCGAGATACATCTCCTGCCACGCGTCCGCTTCCTCGCGCACGTTGCGGAGATCCATCTGCTTCACTTCTGGGGGCGTCCCGCCGAAGCGGGCTTCGTCGGTGAACCACGCACCCGCCTCGACGAGGGCGGGGCCGGTGAGGCCGCTCCCGTCCACCGACAGTGCGAAGTCGCCGATGGCGCCGTTGTACAGGGCCGCCGCGCCTTGCGCGGTGTTCACTGCGCCCGGGTCGATCACGTCTGGGTTCTCCGTCTGGAGCAACGAATCTGCCTTGCACGCGGCGATCGTGAACGCGACGGCGACCGAGAGGGTCGCGCCGAACGCTGCTCGCGCGAATGTGATGGTCTTTCTCATGAGACGCATCCTCTCTTAGAAGCCAAGGTTCAGGCGCACCGTGTAGATGCGCGGCGGCGCGAGCTGAACGAAGTTG contains:
- a CDS encoding amidohydrolase family protein → MIRARLLTLASAVGSLVLAPNASPQGTTAVVALRGATVHTAAGSVIKNGVVLIRDGKIADVGAGISIPAGAQVVDVSGREIIPGMVDNHSHIGAAPEDLNEQAVSFGPQHRMVDALNPDDRGWKPDADAGVTTVVTGTGSGEVSSGEAAVVKTWGPDFQKRILKEAGGLKIAMGRKRPDRPPSTSPAVTSGLRDMFIHAREYMDAWNRWEAGGKQGAPPPRDLGMETVARVLRHEDYVRAHVHSAADIMALLKLKDEFGFDLAMHHATEAYKVADEIAKRHVDVVGMPLFVRIGLKEEIMRSPVTLWKAGVLYAFHTDDPVVQGKWFRYCGAMAVRYGLPEEEALKGLTINAAKIARVSNRVGSIEKGKDADIVVLDGPWYEPKTRVDLVYVDGNVAYDRAKEGK
- a CDS encoding amidohydrolase family protein; this translates as MSGPALRGATVLMRGGKIAGVGTNLTIPSDATIVDGTNKYVMPGLIDAMTYFGIDAQDLAEASDPITPELRIIDAYDPTGMGFASGAGPLRATELLTGGVTAQYVGPGDATVVSGQGAIVKTAGQSLADITVKEPAGMDMSVGAGPTKTFRAKNRTPNTHPAVMSLLRQSFIRAQEYDRAWQAYNARPDSVRARTAPPKREQGMDALVRVLHRQLPARIQANTVTDIRGAMRLADEFGFDLVINGGAQAYQMKAELAAKKIPVVLGPISNPFISGDEIPDLKEYPAPDERNTAWLHQAGVPIAIASYSHGLGGLAQPITGKWLLIDAALAQGYGLPEEEVLRAVTLYPAQILGVANRLGSLESGKDADVIILDGPPLSMKTWVESVYVGGELVYSRSGSGAVLAGEQRRP